The following are from one region of the Tachysurus fulvidraco isolate hzauxx_2018 chromosome 24, HZAU_PFXX_2.0, whole genome shotgun sequence genome:
- the LOC113661515 gene encoding serine/threonine-protein phosphatase 6 regulatory ankyrin repeat subunit A-like isoform X3 has translation MVVLKIRDQDNEKRTPLHAAAYLGDAEIIELLILSGARVNAKDNKWLTPLHRAVASCSEEAVQVLLKHSADVNARDKNWQTPLHVAASNKAVRCAEALVPLLSNVNVSDRAGRTPLHHAAFSGHLEMVKLLLSRGANINAFDKKDRRAIHWAAYMGHMEVVRLLVSHGAEVVCKDKKGYTPLHAAASSGMISVVKYLLDLGIEINEPNAYGNTPLHVACYNGQDVVVNELIESGANVNQVNEKGFAPLHFTAASRQGALCLELLVGNGADVNIKSKDGKTPLHMAAIHGRFSRSQAVIQNGAEIDSEDKNGNSPLHIAARYGHELLINTLMSNGADVAKRGIHGMFPLHLAALSGFSDCCRKLLSSGFDIDAPDDFGRTCLHAAAAGGNLDCLNLLLNAGADFNRKDRFGRTPLHYAAANCNYQCLFALVGSGASVNDTDMRGCSPLHYTAASDSDAKCLEYLLRNDANPGIRDKQGYNAVHYASAYGHRLCLELIASETPLDVLMETSGTDILNDTDVQAPISPLHLAGYHGHHHALEVLVQSLLDLDVRTVHGHTPLDLAAFKGHVECVDVLINQGASILLKDYTHKRTPIHAAAMNGHAECLRLLISNAGQPSAVDIHDGNGQTPLMLAVLNGHTDCVYLLISKGANVGARDKWGRTALHRGAVTGHEACVEALLQHGASVSVRDSRGRSAMHLAAACGHIAVLGSLLQAAHSQNIMPVIMDRCGYTPLHWACYNGHDTCVEALLEQEAFHRMEGNSFSPLHCAVISDNEGSAELLIDTLGPAIVNATDSKSRTPLHAAAYTDHVECLQLLLGHNAQVNAIDALGKTPLMMAAENGQTNAVEVLVSKAKADLTLQDANKNTALHLACSKGHETSALLILEKVTDRNLINATNSALQTPLHVAARNGLAVVVQELLGKGASVLAVDENGYTPALACAPNKDVADCLALILATMMPVSPASTGTVTGLTFSAINHYCSPSKTVTFDPLPGLRSGHPSYCSFNSLGREDGLVIHDEEFNDSDSETY, from the exons GATAACGAGAAGAGGACTCCCCTCCACGCTGCTGCCTACTTGGGTGACGCTGAGATCATCGAACTTCTCATTCTGTCAG GAGCAAGAGTAAATGCCAAAGATAATAAGTGGCTGACTCCTCTTCATCGTGCTGTTGCCTCCTGCAGTGAG gaggCAGTTCAGGTGCTGCTGAAACACTCGGCTGATGTGAATGCTCGGGATAAGAACTGGCAGACTCCACTGCACGTGGCAGCATCTAACAAAGCAGTGCGCTGTGCCGAGGCTCTTGTTCCCCTGCTCAGCAACGTGAACGTGTCAGACCGCGCAGGacgcacccctctgcatcacgCTGCCTTCAGCGGACATCTCGAG ATGGTGAAGCTTCTGCTGTCCAGAGGAGCCAATATCAATGCGTTTGATAAGAAGGACAGGAGAGCTATCCACTGGGCTGCATATATGG GTCATATGGAGGTGGTGCGCTTGTTGGTGTCTCACGGTGCTGAGGTGGTGTGTAAGGATAAGAAGGGCTATACGCCGCTCCACGCTGCAGCTTCTAGTGGAATGATCAGCGTGGTGAAATACCTACTGGATCTGGGCATCGAG ATCAACGAACCGAACGCGTATGGAAACACTCCTCTGCACGTGGCGTGCTACAACGGTCAGGACGTGGTAGTGAACGAGTTAATTGAATCCGGCGCTAACGTCAACCAGGTGAACGAGAAGGGCTTTGCACCGCTGCACTTTACCGCTGCCTCTCGCCAGGGAGCGCTTTGCCTGGAACTGCTAGTGGGAAACGGAGCAGATGTCAATATCAAG AGTAAAGATGGGAAGACGCCCCTCCACATGGCCGCCATTCACGGCAGGTTCTCCAGATCTCAGGCTGTCATTCAGAATG GAGCTGAGATTGACTCTGAGGATAAGAATGGAAACTCCCCTCTGCACATAGCAGCTCGATACGGCCACGAGCTCCTCATCAACACCCTCATGAGCAACGGCGCCGATGTAGCCAA GCGGGGAATCCATGGCATGTTTCCTCTTCACCTTGCTGCACTAAGTGGCTTCTCTGACTGTTGTCGGAAACTTCTCTCCTCCG GTTTTGACATCGATGCCCCAGATGACTTTGGCAGAACGTGTTTACATGCGGCTGCAGCAGGAGG AAACCTCGACTGTTTAAATCTTCTGCTCAACGCTGGGGCGGATTTCAACCGGAAGGACAGATTCGGAAG aacACCACTGCACTACGCAGCAGCTAACTGTAATTATCAGTGCCTGTTTGCACTAGTGGGCTCAGGGGCCAGTGTGAACGACACAGACATGAGAGGCTGCAGCCCTCTGCACTACACTGCAGCCTCAGACAGCGACGCCAa GTGTTTGGAGTATTTATTGCGTAATGATGCTAATCCAGGGATCAGAGATAAACAGGGCTATAATGCAGTGCACTACGCCTCAGCCTACGGTCACCGCCTCTGCCTCGAACtg ATTGCCAGTGAAACTCCTTTGGATGTG CTTATGGAGACATCTGGGACCGATATCCTGAATGACACAGATGTCCAGGCTCCCATCAGTCCTTTGCACTTAGCA GGTTACCACGGTCACCATCATGCTCTGGAGGTGCTGGTTCAGTCACTATTGGACCTGGACGTGCGGACCGTGCACGGACACACGCCGCTAGACCTGGCTGCATTTAAAGGCCACGTGGAGTGTGTTGATGTGCTCATTAACCAGGGAGCCTCCATCCTGCTTAaggattacacacacaaaagaaccCCCATCCATGCTGCAG CCATGAACGGTCACGCAGAATGTCTCCGTCTCCTCATCAGCAACGCTGGCCAGCCCTCGGCCGTCGACATCCACGACGGGAACGGACA AACTCCACTGATGCTGGCGGTGCTGAACGGACACACCGATTGTGTCTACCTTCTGATCAGCAAAGGAGCCAACGTGGGTGCCAGAGACAAGTGGGGCAGGACGGCTCTTCACCGCGGG gcggTGACGGGGCATGAGGCATGTGTGGAGGCACTGTTGCAACATGGGGccagtgtgagtgtgcgagacaGTAGAGGGCGCTCAGCCATGCACCTTGCGGCAGCATGTGGTCACATTGCGGTGCTGGGGTCTCTACTGCAGGCTGCACACTCCCAAAACATCATGCCGGTCATCATGGACCGCTGTGGATACACCCCGCTCCACTGGGCCTGCTACAACG gaCACGATACGTGTGTGGAGGCTCTGTTAGAACAAGAGGCGTTCCATAGGATGGAGGGCAACTCTTTCAGTCCGCTTCATTGTGCCGT AATCAGTGATAATGAAGGTTCAGCTGAGCTGCTGATTGACACACTCGGTCCTGCCATTGTTAACGCTACAGACTCCAAATCCAG GACGCCTCTACATGCTGCAGCCTACACCGACCATGTGGAATGTCTCCAGCTGCTGCTCGGTCACAACGCTCAGGTGAACGCCATCGACGCTCTGGGCAAAACACCCCTGATGATGGCGGCTGAGAACGGCCAGACTAACGCCGTGG AGGTGCTGGTGAGTAAAGCGAAGGCGGACCTCACTCTTCAAGATGCGAACAAGAACACAGCCCTACACTTAGCCTGCAGCAAG GGGCATGAAACCAGTGCCTTGTTAATATTGGAGAAGGTCACAGACAGGAACCTTATCAACGCCACTAACTCCGCTCTACAGAC GCCGCTGCATGTTGCTGCACGTAACGGACTTGCAGTTGTGGTGCAGGAGCTGTTGGGCAAAGGAGCGAGTGTCCTGGCTGTGGATGAAAACG GTTACACTCCAGCTTTAGCCTGTGCTCCGAACAAAGATGTGGCCGACTGCCTGGCGTTGATCCTGGCCACCATGATGCCCGTGTCCCCTGCCAGCACCGGCACTGTCACAGGCCTCACCTTCAGTGCTATAAACCACTACTGTAGCCCTTCCAAAACTGTAACCTTTGACCCTTTACCTGGCTTGCGCTCTGGGCATCCGTCTTACTGCAGCTTCAACAGCCTGGGACGTGAAGATGGCCTCGTCATTCACGATGAAGAATTTAACGACTCCGATTCAGAGACTTACTGA
- the LOC113661515 gene encoding serine/threonine-protein phosphatase 6 regulatory ankyrin repeat subunit A-like isoform X2 gives MVVLKIRDQPSLLKAIFNVDPDEVRALIFKKEDVNVQDNEKRTPLHAAAYLGDAEIIELLILSGARVNAKDNKWLTPLHRAVASCSEEAVQVLLKHSADVNARDKNWQTPLHVAASNKAVRCAEALVPLLSNVNVSDRAGRTPLHHAAFSGHLEMVKLLLSRGANINAFDKKDRRAIHWAAYMGHMEVVRLLVSHGAEVVCKDKKGYTPLHAAASSGMISVVKYLLDLGIEINEPNAYGNTPLHVACYNGQDVVVNELIESGANVNQVNEKGFAPLHFTAASRQGALCLELLVGNGADVNIKSKDGKTPLHMAAIHGRFSRSQAVIQNGAEIDSEDKNGNSPLHIAARYGHELLINTLMSNGADVAKRGIHGMFPLHLAALSGFSDCCRKLLSSGFDIDAPDDFGRTCLHAAAAGGNLDCLNLLLNAGADFNRKDRFGRTPLHYAAANCNYQCLFALVGSGASVNDTDMRGCSPLHYTAASDSDAKCLEYLLRNDANPGIRDKQGYNAVHYASAYGHRLCLELIASETPLDVLMETSGTDILNDTDVQAPISPLHLAGYHGHHHALEVLVQSLLDLDVRTVHGHTPLDLAAFKGHVECVDVLINQGASILLKDYTHKRTPIHAAAMNGHAECLRLLISNAGQPSAVDIHDGNGQTPLMLAVLNGHTDCVYLLISKGANVGARDKWGRTALHRGAVTGHEACVEALLQHGASVSVRDSRGRSAMHLAAACGHIAVLGSLLQAAHSQNIMPVIMDRCGYTPLHWACYNGHDTCVEALLEQEAFHRMEGNSFSPLHCAVISDNEGSAELLIDTLGPAIVNATDSKSRTPLHAAAYTDHVECLQLLLGHNAQVNAIDALGKTPLMMAAENGQTNAVEVLVSKAKADLTLQDANKNTALHLACSKGHETSALLILEKVTDRNLINATNSALQTPLHVAARNGLAVVVQELLGKGASVLAVDENGYTPALACAPNKDVADCLALILATMMPVSPASTGTVTGLTFSAINHYCSPSKTVTFDPLPGLRSGHPSYCSFNSLGREDGLVIHDEEFNDSDSETY, from the exons GATAACGAGAAGAGGACTCCCCTCCACGCTGCTGCCTACTTGGGTGACGCTGAGATCATCGAACTTCTCATTCTGTCAG GAGCAAGAGTAAATGCCAAAGATAATAAGTGGCTGACTCCTCTTCATCGTGCTGTTGCCTCCTGCAGTGAG gaggCAGTTCAGGTGCTGCTGAAACACTCGGCTGATGTGAATGCTCGGGATAAGAACTGGCAGACTCCACTGCACGTGGCAGCATCTAACAAAGCAGTGCGCTGTGCCGAGGCTCTTGTTCCCCTGCTCAGCAACGTGAACGTGTCAGACCGCGCAGGacgcacccctctgcatcacgCTGCCTTCAGCGGACATCTCGAG ATGGTGAAGCTTCTGCTGTCCAGAGGAGCCAATATCAATGCGTTTGATAAGAAGGACAGGAGAGCTATCCACTGGGCTGCATATATGG GTCATATGGAGGTGGTGCGCTTGTTGGTGTCTCACGGTGCTGAGGTGGTGTGTAAGGATAAGAAGGGCTATACGCCGCTCCACGCTGCAGCTTCTAGTGGAATGATCAGCGTGGTGAAATACCTACTGGATCTGGGCATCGAG ATCAACGAACCGAACGCGTATGGAAACACTCCTCTGCACGTGGCGTGCTACAACGGTCAGGACGTGGTAGTGAACGAGTTAATTGAATCCGGCGCTAACGTCAACCAGGTGAACGAGAAGGGCTTTGCACCGCTGCACTTTACCGCTGCCTCTCGCCAGGGAGCGCTTTGCCTGGAACTGCTAGTGGGAAACGGAGCAGATGTCAATATCAAG AGTAAAGATGGGAAGACGCCCCTCCACATGGCCGCCATTCACGGCAGGTTCTCCAGATCTCAGGCTGTCATTCAGAATG GAGCTGAGATTGACTCTGAGGATAAGAATGGAAACTCCCCTCTGCACATAGCAGCTCGATACGGCCACGAGCTCCTCATCAACACCCTCATGAGCAACGGCGCCGATGTAGCCAA GCGGGGAATCCATGGCATGTTTCCTCTTCACCTTGCTGCACTAAGTGGCTTCTCTGACTGTTGTCGGAAACTTCTCTCCTCCG GTTTTGACATCGATGCCCCAGATGACTTTGGCAGAACGTGTTTACATGCGGCTGCAGCAGGAGG AAACCTCGACTGTTTAAATCTTCTGCTCAACGCTGGGGCGGATTTCAACCGGAAGGACAGATTCGGAAG aacACCACTGCACTACGCAGCAGCTAACTGTAATTATCAGTGCCTGTTTGCACTAGTGGGCTCAGGGGCCAGTGTGAACGACACAGACATGAGAGGCTGCAGCCCTCTGCACTACACTGCAGCCTCAGACAGCGACGCCAa GTGTTTGGAGTATTTATTGCGTAATGATGCTAATCCAGGGATCAGAGATAAACAGGGCTATAATGCAGTGCACTACGCCTCAGCCTACGGTCACCGCCTCTGCCTCGAACtg ATTGCCAGTGAAACTCCTTTGGATGTG CTTATGGAGACATCTGGGACCGATATCCTGAATGACACAGATGTCCAGGCTCCCATCAGTCCTTTGCACTTAGCA GGTTACCACGGTCACCATCATGCTCTGGAGGTGCTGGTTCAGTCACTATTGGACCTGGACGTGCGGACCGTGCACGGACACACGCCGCTAGACCTGGCTGCATTTAAAGGCCACGTGGAGTGTGTTGATGTGCTCATTAACCAGGGAGCCTCCATCCTGCTTAaggattacacacacaaaagaaccCCCATCCATGCTGCAG CCATGAACGGTCACGCAGAATGTCTCCGTCTCCTCATCAGCAACGCTGGCCAGCCCTCGGCCGTCGACATCCACGACGGGAACGGACA AACTCCACTGATGCTGGCGGTGCTGAACGGACACACCGATTGTGTCTACCTTCTGATCAGCAAAGGAGCCAACGTGGGTGCCAGAGACAAGTGGGGCAGGACGGCTCTTCACCGCGGG gcggTGACGGGGCATGAGGCATGTGTGGAGGCACTGTTGCAACATGGGGccagtgtgagtgtgcgagacaGTAGAGGGCGCTCAGCCATGCACCTTGCGGCAGCATGTGGTCACATTGCGGTGCTGGGGTCTCTACTGCAGGCTGCACACTCCCAAAACATCATGCCGGTCATCATGGACCGCTGTGGATACACCCCGCTCCACTGGGCCTGCTACAACG gaCACGATACGTGTGTGGAGGCTCTGTTAGAACAAGAGGCGTTCCATAGGATGGAGGGCAACTCTTTCAGTCCGCTTCATTGTGCCGT AATCAGTGATAATGAAGGTTCAGCTGAGCTGCTGATTGACACACTCGGTCCTGCCATTGTTAACGCTACAGACTCCAAATCCAG GACGCCTCTACATGCTGCAGCCTACACCGACCATGTGGAATGTCTCCAGCTGCTGCTCGGTCACAACGCTCAGGTGAACGCCATCGACGCTCTGGGCAAAACACCCCTGATGATGGCGGCTGAGAACGGCCAGACTAACGCCGTGG AGGTGCTGGTGAGTAAAGCGAAGGCGGACCTCACTCTTCAAGATGCGAACAAGAACACAGCCCTACACTTAGCCTGCAGCAAG GGGCATGAAACCAGTGCCTTGTTAATATTGGAGAAGGTCACAGACAGGAACCTTATCAACGCCACTAACTCCGCTCTACAGAC GCCGCTGCATGTTGCTGCACGTAACGGACTTGCAGTTGTGGTGCAGGAGCTGTTGGGCAAAGGAGCGAGTGTCCTGGCTGTGGATGAAAACG GTTACACTCCAGCTTTAGCCTGTGCTCCGAACAAAGATGTGGCCGACTGCCTGGCGTTGATCCTGGCCACCATGATGCCCGTGTCCCCTGCCAGCACCGGCACTGTCACAGGCCTCACCTTCAGTGCTATAAACCACTACTGTAGCCCTTCCAAAACTGTAACCTTTGACCCTTTACCTGGCTTGCGCTCTGGGCATCCGTCTTACTGCAGCTTCAACAGCCTGGGACGTGAAGATGGCCTCGTCATTCACGATGAAGAATTTAACGACTCCGATTCAGAGACTTACTGA
- the LOC113661515 gene encoding serine/threonine-protein phosphatase 6 regulatory ankyrin repeat subunit A-like isoform X1 — protein sequence MRSERMSRVCIVVLEEVEEDELSSLHSKTAQDHVSQHSPPEADTQEEKPSLLKAIFNVDPDEVRALIFKKEDVNVQDNEKRTPLHAAAYLGDAEIIELLILSGARVNAKDNKWLTPLHRAVASCSEEAVQVLLKHSADVNARDKNWQTPLHVAASNKAVRCAEALVPLLSNVNVSDRAGRTPLHHAAFSGHLEMVKLLLSRGANINAFDKKDRRAIHWAAYMGHMEVVRLLVSHGAEVVCKDKKGYTPLHAAASSGMISVVKYLLDLGIEINEPNAYGNTPLHVACYNGQDVVVNELIESGANVNQVNEKGFAPLHFTAASRQGALCLELLVGNGADVNIKSKDGKTPLHMAAIHGRFSRSQAVIQNGAEIDSEDKNGNSPLHIAARYGHELLINTLMSNGADVAKRGIHGMFPLHLAALSGFSDCCRKLLSSGFDIDAPDDFGRTCLHAAAAGGNLDCLNLLLNAGADFNRKDRFGRTPLHYAAANCNYQCLFALVGSGASVNDTDMRGCSPLHYTAASDSDAKCLEYLLRNDANPGIRDKQGYNAVHYASAYGHRLCLELIASETPLDVLMETSGTDILNDTDVQAPISPLHLAGYHGHHHALEVLVQSLLDLDVRTVHGHTPLDLAAFKGHVECVDVLINQGASILLKDYTHKRTPIHAAAMNGHAECLRLLISNAGQPSAVDIHDGNGQTPLMLAVLNGHTDCVYLLISKGANVGARDKWGRTALHRGAVTGHEACVEALLQHGASVSVRDSRGRSAMHLAAACGHIAVLGSLLQAAHSQNIMPVIMDRCGYTPLHWACYNGHDTCVEALLEQEAFHRMEGNSFSPLHCAVISDNEGSAELLIDTLGPAIVNATDSKSRTPLHAAAYTDHVECLQLLLGHNAQVNAIDALGKTPLMMAAENGQTNAVEVLVSKAKADLTLQDANKNTALHLACSKGHETSALLILEKVTDRNLINATNSALQTPLHVAARNGLAVVVQELLGKGASVLAVDENGYTPALACAPNKDVADCLALILATMMPVSPASTGTVTGLTFSAINHYCSPSKTVTFDPLPGLRSGHPSYCSFNSLGREDGLVIHDEEFNDSDSETY from the exons GATAACGAGAAGAGGACTCCCCTCCACGCTGCTGCCTACTTGGGTGACGCTGAGATCATCGAACTTCTCATTCTGTCAG GAGCAAGAGTAAATGCCAAAGATAATAAGTGGCTGACTCCTCTTCATCGTGCTGTTGCCTCCTGCAGTGAG gaggCAGTTCAGGTGCTGCTGAAACACTCGGCTGATGTGAATGCTCGGGATAAGAACTGGCAGACTCCACTGCACGTGGCAGCATCTAACAAAGCAGTGCGCTGTGCCGAGGCTCTTGTTCCCCTGCTCAGCAACGTGAACGTGTCAGACCGCGCAGGacgcacccctctgcatcacgCTGCCTTCAGCGGACATCTCGAG ATGGTGAAGCTTCTGCTGTCCAGAGGAGCCAATATCAATGCGTTTGATAAGAAGGACAGGAGAGCTATCCACTGGGCTGCATATATGG GTCATATGGAGGTGGTGCGCTTGTTGGTGTCTCACGGTGCTGAGGTGGTGTGTAAGGATAAGAAGGGCTATACGCCGCTCCACGCTGCAGCTTCTAGTGGAATGATCAGCGTGGTGAAATACCTACTGGATCTGGGCATCGAG ATCAACGAACCGAACGCGTATGGAAACACTCCTCTGCACGTGGCGTGCTACAACGGTCAGGACGTGGTAGTGAACGAGTTAATTGAATCCGGCGCTAACGTCAACCAGGTGAACGAGAAGGGCTTTGCACCGCTGCACTTTACCGCTGCCTCTCGCCAGGGAGCGCTTTGCCTGGAACTGCTAGTGGGAAACGGAGCAGATGTCAATATCAAG AGTAAAGATGGGAAGACGCCCCTCCACATGGCCGCCATTCACGGCAGGTTCTCCAGATCTCAGGCTGTCATTCAGAATG GAGCTGAGATTGACTCTGAGGATAAGAATGGAAACTCCCCTCTGCACATAGCAGCTCGATACGGCCACGAGCTCCTCATCAACACCCTCATGAGCAACGGCGCCGATGTAGCCAA GCGGGGAATCCATGGCATGTTTCCTCTTCACCTTGCTGCACTAAGTGGCTTCTCTGACTGTTGTCGGAAACTTCTCTCCTCCG GTTTTGACATCGATGCCCCAGATGACTTTGGCAGAACGTGTTTACATGCGGCTGCAGCAGGAGG AAACCTCGACTGTTTAAATCTTCTGCTCAACGCTGGGGCGGATTTCAACCGGAAGGACAGATTCGGAAG aacACCACTGCACTACGCAGCAGCTAACTGTAATTATCAGTGCCTGTTTGCACTAGTGGGCTCAGGGGCCAGTGTGAACGACACAGACATGAGAGGCTGCAGCCCTCTGCACTACACTGCAGCCTCAGACAGCGACGCCAa GTGTTTGGAGTATTTATTGCGTAATGATGCTAATCCAGGGATCAGAGATAAACAGGGCTATAATGCAGTGCACTACGCCTCAGCCTACGGTCACCGCCTCTGCCTCGAACtg ATTGCCAGTGAAACTCCTTTGGATGTG CTTATGGAGACATCTGGGACCGATATCCTGAATGACACAGATGTCCAGGCTCCCATCAGTCCTTTGCACTTAGCA GGTTACCACGGTCACCATCATGCTCTGGAGGTGCTGGTTCAGTCACTATTGGACCTGGACGTGCGGACCGTGCACGGACACACGCCGCTAGACCTGGCTGCATTTAAAGGCCACGTGGAGTGTGTTGATGTGCTCATTAACCAGGGAGCCTCCATCCTGCTTAaggattacacacacaaaagaaccCCCATCCATGCTGCAG CCATGAACGGTCACGCAGAATGTCTCCGTCTCCTCATCAGCAACGCTGGCCAGCCCTCGGCCGTCGACATCCACGACGGGAACGGACA AACTCCACTGATGCTGGCGGTGCTGAACGGACACACCGATTGTGTCTACCTTCTGATCAGCAAAGGAGCCAACGTGGGTGCCAGAGACAAGTGGGGCAGGACGGCTCTTCACCGCGGG gcggTGACGGGGCATGAGGCATGTGTGGAGGCACTGTTGCAACATGGGGccagtgtgagtgtgcgagacaGTAGAGGGCGCTCAGCCATGCACCTTGCGGCAGCATGTGGTCACATTGCGGTGCTGGGGTCTCTACTGCAGGCTGCACACTCCCAAAACATCATGCCGGTCATCATGGACCGCTGTGGATACACCCCGCTCCACTGGGCCTGCTACAACG gaCACGATACGTGTGTGGAGGCTCTGTTAGAACAAGAGGCGTTCCATAGGATGGAGGGCAACTCTTTCAGTCCGCTTCATTGTGCCGT AATCAGTGATAATGAAGGTTCAGCTGAGCTGCTGATTGACACACTCGGTCCTGCCATTGTTAACGCTACAGACTCCAAATCCAG GACGCCTCTACATGCTGCAGCCTACACCGACCATGTGGAATGTCTCCAGCTGCTGCTCGGTCACAACGCTCAGGTGAACGCCATCGACGCTCTGGGCAAAACACCCCTGATGATGGCGGCTGAGAACGGCCAGACTAACGCCGTGG AGGTGCTGGTGAGTAAAGCGAAGGCGGACCTCACTCTTCAAGATGCGAACAAGAACACAGCCCTACACTTAGCCTGCAGCAAG GGGCATGAAACCAGTGCCTTGTTAATATTGGAGAAGGTCACAGACAGGAACCTTATCAACGCCACTAACTCCGCTCTACAGAC GCCGCTGCATGTTGCTGCACGTAACGGACTTGCAGTTGTGGTGCAGGAGCTGTTGGGCAAAGGAGCGAGTGTCCTGGCTGTGGATGAAAACG GTTACACTCCAGCTTTAGCCTGTGCTCCGAACAAAGATGTGGCCGACTGCCTGGCGTTGATCCTGGCCACCATGATGCCCGTGTCCCCTGCCAGCACCGGCACTGTCACAGGCCTCACCTTCAGTGCTATAAACCACTACTGTAGCCCTTCCAAAACTGTAACCTTTGACCCTTTACCTGGCTTGCGCTCTGGGCATCCGTCTTACTGCAGCTTCAACAGCCTGGGACGTGAAGATGGCCTCGTCATTCACGATGAAGAATTTAACGACTCCGATTCAGAGACTTACTGA
- the btd gene encoding biotinidase, whose product MIRIILVMALSELMTLIILAACFNGIHFSTADEGLFYTAAVYEHKVLLNTQPNVAMGRQAALQHMYRNLEVFEQQVTSAAQQGAQILVFPEDAIHGFNFSRESIAAYLETVPDPRAVTWSPCADPDRFQNTEVLYRLSCMAQKNRLFLVANMPDCQPCKRSVDPMCPADGRYQFNTDVVFSENGTIVARYHKQNLYFEAAFDTPPTCEYVTFTTPFAGRFGVFTCFDILFREPAVTLVKDMGVRQFVYPTAWMNQLPLLAAVQFQRSFSYSAGVTLLAANIRSAALGMTGSGIFTPWDALYHHDTEGEAGKLLVLRVPVLDPLLLQSARLKLVPFSGFPKIDIGEKPKNFRLFQRGLDSEFCLKEDSSCNKQSTSFASTMMYDKFTLVPLHDNEGNLTACDGSFCCHLLYQKTNSSPKVELYALGAFNGLHVVHGIYYLEVCAVVRCTGLHQESCGGETEHANTLIDFHLHAAFSTEYVFAGVLGSGMTLDRPDESGWENGRFYMSRRGMTSGLVTAVLYGRVYEKDGE is encoded by the exons ATGATCAGGATCATCCTAGTCATGGCGCTGTCTGAACTCATGACACTTATTATTTTAGCTGCCTGCTTTAATGGGATTCACTTCAGCACAGCAGATGAGGGATTGTTTTACACAGCTGCAGTGTATGAGCACAAGGTTCTCCTGAACACACAGCCGAACGTAGCTATGGGACGTCAAGCCGCACTGCAGCACATGTACCGGAACCTGGAGGTGTTTGAACAGCAGGTGACTTCCGCTGCACAGCAG GGAGCTCAGATCCTGGTGTTTCCTGAGGACGCCATCCACGGATTCAACTTCAGCAGGGAGTCTATAGCAGCGTATCTGGAGACGGTGCCGGATCCTCGAGCAGTGACGTGGAGCCCATGTGCAGATCCTGACAGATTCCAAAATACAGAG GTCCTGTATCGTTTGAGCTGCATGGCTCAGAAGAATCGTCTCTTCCTGGTGGCCAACATGCCCGACTGCCAGCCCTGCAAGAGATCCGTGGATCCGATGTGTCCGGCTGACGGCCGCTACCAGTTTAACACAGATGTCGTTTTTAGTGAAAACGGCACCATCGTAGCCAGATACCACAAACAGAACCTGTACTTCGAAGCAGCCTTTGACACACCTCCTACGTGCGAGTATGTGACGTTTACTACTCCATTTGCCGGGCGCTTTGGGGTGTTCACCTGTTTTGACATATTATTCCGGGAGCCAGCTGTGACCCTGGTGAAGGACATGGGTGTCAGACAGTTTGTGTACCCAACAGCTTGGATGAATCAGCTCCCCCTGCTGGCTGCTGTGCAGTTCCAGCGCTCATTCTCTTATTCAGCCGGCGTCACTTTGTTGGCAGCAAACATCCGCTCAGCGGCTTTGGGTATGACAGGGAGTGGGATTTTTACACCCTGGGATGCGCTTTACCATCATGACACAGAGGGCGAGGCTGGGAAACTACTGGTGCTCAGAGTGCCAGTCTTGGATCCCTTATTGCTACAGAGTGCTAGATTGAAGTTAGTTCCCTTCTCAGGCTTTCCCAAAATTGATATAGGAGAGAAACCAAAAAACTTTAGACTTTTCCAGAGAGGGTTAGACTCGGAATTTTGCCTAAAAGAGGATTCCAGTTGTAATAAACAGTCTACTTCATTTGCCTCCACAATGATGTACGATAAATTTACACTCGTGCCTCTACACGACAATGAAGGGAATCTCACGGCATGTGACGGCTCATTCTGCTGCCACTTGCTCTACCAGAAGACTAATTCCTCTCCTAAAGTAGAGCTTTATGCCCTGGGGGCATTCAATGGCCTCCATGTGGTCCATGGGATATACTACCTAGAGGTGTGTGCTGTAGTTCGCTGTACAGGCCTCCATCAGGAAAGCTGTGGAGGAGAGACTGAGCATGCAAACACACTCATCGACTTTCACCTGCATGCAGCATTCAGTACTGAGTACGTGTTCGCTGGCGTTCTGGGCAGTGGGATGACTCTGGACCGACCGGATGAGTCCGGCTGGGAGAACGGCAGGTTTTACATGAGCCGAAGAGGAATGACGAGCGGCCTGGTGACTGCAGTGCTGTATGGGAGAGTCTATGAGAAGGACGGTGAATGA